The Phragmites australis chromosome 15, lpPhrAust1.1, whole genome shotgun sequence genome window below encodes:
- the LOC133893595 gene encoding glutamate receptor 3.4-like: MEMGSAHFAALLLCACIFVSGTMADNQNGTGNLTRPAEVRIGALFTFDSVIGKAVRPAIELAVADVNTDPSILPGTKLSVLMQDTNSSGFVGTIEVLQLLAKEVISVLGPQSSATAHVISHAVNELHVPLISFAASDPTLSSLEYPYFVRATLSDYFQMCAIASIISQYQWKEVIAIYVDDDYGRGGITALGDALAKRKSKITYKAKLPPGAAKTTIQNILMQVNEMESRVYVVHVNPDSGLNIFSAAKSLGMMSSGYAWIATDWLSAVIDSSEHGNPDVMELTQGVIVLRQHIAVSDIQHSLLSKWNNQTRNGSPTLSLYTMHAYDSVWLVAHALEQFLSDGNAISFSADPNLIVTKGSSLQLDSLKIFNNGDKLMEEMWRANFTGASGPVQFTLDRNLIHPAYDILNIGGTGLRTIGYWSNFSGLSVVAPENLNSSRLDSPTNNIQLHGVVIWPGQTSEKPCGWVFSYHGKPLRIGVPLRMSYKEFVMQDNGPDGVKGFSIDVFKAAISLLPYPVTYKFVLFGDGLKNPSYSDLVQKVSENYFDAAIGDIAIVTNRTRLVDFTQPYIESGLIIVAPGKEIESNAWAFLKPFSFRMWCVLGVIFLFVGTVIWILEHRTNTEFRGPPRQQIMTVCWFSFSTMFFSHRENTVSALGRSVLLIWLFVVLTINSSYTASLTSLLTVQELTSGIQGLDSLISSSSAIGYQVGSFSRNYLVDELNITESRLVPLNSPSDYARALELGSGNGGVAAIIDELPYVKIFLSRYCKFKTVGQVFTKSGWGFALPRDSPLAEDLSTAILTLSENGNLQRIHDEWLTGTECGADSSGVGSNSLSLSSFWGLYLICGLACVLALVIFFLRIFCQYSRYNSQVEVQFPEPQIINRPARLTTIKSLISFVDKKEEEVKNALKKRPNGNQQPSIGSTEEQSTLPL; the protein is encoded by the exons ATGGAGATGGGCTCTGCTCACTTTGCCGCCCTACTTCTGTGCGCCTGCATTTTTGTCAGTGGAACCATGGCAGATAACCAGAATGGCACCGGTAACCTCACAAGGCCGGCTGAGGTGCGCATCGGTGCGCTGTTCACGTTTGATTCGGTTATTGGGAAGGCGGTGAGGCCGGCTATTGAGCTCGCTGTTGCGGATGTCAATACCGATCCTAGCATACTCCCAGGGACCAAATTGAGTGTTCTTATGCAGGATACTAATTCCAGTGGCTTTGTCGGCACCATAGAAG TATTGCAGCTTCTAGCTAAAGAGGTGATCAGTGTATTAGGTCCACAATCCTCAGCCACTGCTCATGTCATTTCACATGCTGTTAATGAACTCCATGTCCCACTTATCTCCTTCGCAGCCTCAGATCCTACCCTTTCTTCTCTTGAATACCCTTATTTTGTGAGGGCTACGCTAAGTGATTACTTCCAAATGTGTGCTATTGCTAGCATCATCAGTCAATATCAATGGAAAGAAGTTATCGCCatctatgttgatgatgactATGGTAGAGGTGGCATCACAGCactaggtgatgcccttgcaaAAAGGAAATCCAAGATAACATACAAAGCTAAGTTGCCACCTGGTGCTGCAAAGACTACTATCCAGAATATCTTGATGCAGGTGAATGAAATGGAGTCTCGAGTCTATGTTGTCCATGTAAACCCTGACTCTGGTCTCAATATTTTTTCTGCTGCAAAATCTTTGGGGATGATGAGCAGTGGCTATGCATGGATAGCAACAGATTGGCTTTCTGCGGTGATAGATTCTTCCGAGCATGGTAATCCTGATGTGATGGAACTTACACAGGGTGTTATTGTGCTTCGGCAACATATCGCTGTTTCTGACATTCAGCATTCGTTGTTGTCCAAATGGAATAACCAGACCAGGAATGGAAGTCCGACCTTGAGTTTGTACACTATGCATGCTTATGACTCTGTATGGCTAGTTGCTCATGCTCTTGAGCAATTTCTTAGTGATGGGAATGCGATTTCTTTTTCTGCAGACCCAAATTTGATAGTTACAAAAGGAAGCAGCCTTCAGTTAGATTCTCTCAAGATTTTCAACAACGGAGATAAATTAATGGAGGAAATGTGGCGTGCGAATTTCACAGGGGCTTCTGGACCAGTTCAATTTACTTTGGACCGGAATTTGATCCACCCAGCTTACGATATCCTGAATATTGGTGGTACAGGTTTAAGAACCATTGGGTATTGGTCAAACTTTTCCGGTCTGTCAGTTGTTGCCCCAGAAAACTTAAATTCATCTAGATTGGACTCTCCAACCAACAATATACAGCTCCATGGTGTTGTTATATGGCCTGGTCAGACTTCTGAGAAACCTTGTGGTTGGGTATTTTCGTATCATGGGAAACCTCTGAGGATTGGAGTGCCTCTCCGGATGAGCTACAAAGAGTTTGTGATGCAAGACAATGGACCTGATGGAGTAAAGGGGTTTTCAATTGATGTTTTTAAAGCTGCGATAAGCTTGTTGCCTTACCCTGTTACATACAAGTTTGTTTTATTTGGAGATGGTTTGAAGAATCCCAGCTACAGTGATCTTGTTCAGAAGGTTTCTGAAAAT TACTTTGACGCTGCGATAGGGGACATTGCTATTGTGACGAATAGAACAAGACTTGTTGATTTTACCCAGCCGTATATAGAATCGGGTCTCATTATCGTTGCTCCAGGAAAGGAGATTGAATCAAATGCTTGGGCGTTTCTGAAACCATTCTCCTTCCGAATGTGGTGTGTCCTAGGTGTTATCTTCCTCTTTGTGGGTACAGTTATTTGGATACTTGAACACCGCACTAATACTGAGTTCCGTGGACCTCCAAGGCAACAAATTATGACAGTGTGCTG GTTTAGTTTCTCTACAATGTTCTTTTCACACC GAGAGAACACAGTTAGTGCTCTTGGTAGATCTGTGCTGCTGATCTGGCTCTTTGTTGTGCTCACTATTAACTCAAGCTACACGGCAAGCTTGACATCACTTCTCACAGTTCAGGAGCTGACATCAGGGATACAGGGCCTCGATAGCTTGATCTCGAGTTCAAGTGCAATTGGCTATCAAGTTGGATCTTTTTCCAGAAACTACCTTGTGGATGAGCTCAATATCACTGAGTCCCGTTTGGTGCCACTAAACAGCCCATCAGATTATGCAAGAGCACTAGAATTAGGGTCAGGAAATGGTGGTGTTGCTGCAATAATTGATGAGCTTCCATATGTTAAGATCTTCCTGTCAAGATACTGCAAATTCAAAACAGTTGGTCAGGTTTTCACAAAAAGTGGATGGGGATTT GCCTTACCAAGAGACTCCCCTCTTGCTGAAGACTTGTCAACAGCAATCCTGACACTATCGGAGAATGGCAATCTCCAGAGGATCCATGACGAATGGTTAACTGGAACAGAGTGCGGTGCAGACAGTAGCGGGGTTGGGTCGAACTCCTTGAGCTTGTCAAGCTTCTGGGGCCTCTACCTCATCTGTGGCCTTGCATGTGTACTTGCTCTTGTGATTTTCTTCCTTCGCATATTTTGTCAGTACAGCAGGTACAATAGCCAGGTTGAGGTTCAGTTTCCCGAACCTCAGATTATAAATCGACCAGCAAGGTTAACCACCATCAAGTCATTGATCTCTTTTGTTGATAAAAAAGAGGAGGAGGTGAAGAATGCTCTCAAGAAAAGACCTAATGGAAATCAGCAGCCAAGCATTGGCAGTACAGAAGAACAATCTACATTACCACTATGA